One Gossypium raimondii isolate GPD5lz chromosome 3, ASM2569854v1, whole genome shotgun sequence genomic window carries:
- the LOC105797207 gene encoding probable beta-D-xylosidase 7 isoform X2, translated as MQQSSHTTSLSIRSFQFCSNNSVTFTNMKLPTLSVLYLIHLTSLLLILAESTQPPFSCDISDPRTKSYPFCKTTLPITQRVQDLVSRLTLDEKISQLVNSVSSIPRLGIPAYQWWSEALHGVAYSLRVTQGIRFNGTIQSATSFPQVILTAASFDAHLWYRIAQAIGIEARAIYNAGQAMGMTFWAPNINIYRDPRWGRGQETPGEDPLVSGKYAVSFVRGIQGDSFEGGKLGQHLQASACCKHFTAYDLDNWKGVKRYVFNAKVSLQDLADTYQPPFQSCIQQGKASGIMCAYNRVNGVPNCADYNLLSKTARGQWGFNGYITSDCDAVAIIHEDQGYAKLPEDAVADVLKAGMDVNCGTYLKKYTKSAVEKRKLPVSKIDRALHNLFSVRIRLGLFDGNPVKQPYGTIGSDKVCSQEHRNLALEAARNGIVLLKNTDKLLPLSKTKTTSLAVIGPNANSAKTFVGNYAGPPCKPVTPLQGLQSYVKDTRFHQGCNAVNCSSAFIAQSVKIAKGTDHVVLVMGLDQTQESEDHDRVDLLLPPKQQNLISRIARVAKNPVILVLLSGGPVDISFAKNDQHIGSILWAGYPGEAGGRALAEIIFGDHNPGGRLPVTWYPQSYVNVPMTDMRMRPEPSSSYPGRTYRFYQGPKVFEFGYGLSYSNYTYEILPVTQNRVHIMVESSNPHRYLPVSEMGDEVCEKMKYTVKVRVKNHGAMAGKHPMLLFVGRPKMVNGRPVRQLVAFQSVNLNAGERADVEFELRPCEHLSSAKKDGSMVIEEGSYLLSIGDKESEIQVVK; from the exons ATGCAGCAAAGCTCTCACACCACTTCCTTGTCTATTCGCTCGTTCCAGTTCTGCTCTAACAATTCAGTCACCTTTACCAACATGAAACTCCCAACTCTATCCGTCCTTTATCTCATTCACCTTACTTCATTGCTGCTCATCTTAGCTGAGTCGACTCAGCCTCCGTTCTCCTGCGACATATCCGACCCACGAACCAAATCCTACCCTTTTTGCAAAACTACACTCCCCATCACCCAACGAGTCCAGGATCTGGTTTCCAGGCTCACATTAGACGAGAAGATATCCCAACTCGTTAACTCAGTCTCCTCCATTCCAAGACTTGGCATCCCTGCCTATCAATGGTGGTCCGAAGCGCTGCATGGTGTTGCCTATTCGTTGAGGGTCACGCAAGGTATTCGTTTCAATGGAACAATCCAGTCAGCCACCAGTTTCCCTCAAGTCATTCTCACCGCTGCTTCCTTTGATGCTCACCTTTGGTATCGCATTGCTCAGGCAA TTGGAATAGAAGCTAGAGCTATTTACAACGCTGGACAAGCAATGGGCATGACATTTTGGGCACccaacattaatatatatagggATCCAAGGTGGGGAAGAGGGCAAGAGACGCCTGGAGAGGATCCATTGGTTTCTGGGAAATATGCAGTTTCATTTGTGAGAGGGATACAAGGGGACTCTTTTGAAGGTGGGAAACTTGGCCAACATCTTCAAGCTTCAGCTTGTTGTAAGCATTTTACTGCTTATGATTTGGATAACTGGAAAGGAGTGAAACGATATGTCTTCAATGCAAAA GTCAGTTTACAGGATTTGGCAGATACATATCAGCCTCCATTCCAGAGCTGCATACAGCAAGGGAAAGCTAGTGGGATAATGTGTGCTTACAATCGTGTTAATGGAGTCCCTAACTGTGCTGATTACAATCTGTTGTCGAAAACAGCCCGAGGCCAATGGGGTTTCAATGGATACATCACCTCTGACTGTGATGCTGTCGCCATCATTCATGAAGATCAAGGATATGCTAAACTACCAGAGGATGCTGTAGCTGATGTTCTTAAAGCTg GAATGGATGTCAACTGTGGTACCTATTTGAAGAAATACACCAAATCAGCtgttgaaaagagaaaattacctGTATCTAAAATAGACAGAGCCCTTCATAACCTTTTCTCAGTCAGAATAAGGCTGGGGCTTTTCGACGGCAATCCAGTTAAACAGCCTTATGGAACCATTGGTTCAGATAAGGTCTGTTCTCAAGAGCATCGGAATCTTGCCCTTGAGGCTGCTCGAAATGGCATTGTCCTTCTGAAGAACACGGATAAACTCCTTCCACTTTCAAAAACCAAAACTACTTCCCTTGCAGTAATAGGGCCTAATGCGAATTCTGCAAAAACATTTGTCGGAAACTATGCAGGCCCTCCTTGCAAACCTGTTACACCATTGCAAGGGCTGCAAAGTTATGTTAAAGACACCAGGTTTCACCAAGGTTGTAATGCAGTTAATTGTTCTTCTGCCTTCATTGCTCAATCAGTGAAGATAGCAAAAGGAACAGATCATGTTGTGTTAGTAATGGGATTAGATCAAACACAAGAGAGTGAAGATCATGATCGTGTAGACTTGCTTCTTCCACCAAAGCAACAAAACCTGATTTCTAGAATCGCAAGAGTTGCCAAGAATCCAGTCATTTTGGTGCTTCTATCAGGAGGTCCGGTTGACATATCATTCGCTAAAAATGATCAACACATCGGAAGCATTCTATGGGCCGGTTATCCAGGTGAAGCCGGAGGTCGTGCATTAGCAGAAATTATATTTGGTGATCACAACCCTG GAGGGAGGTTACCAGTTACTTGGTATCCACAAAGTTACGTTAACGTGCCGATGACGGACATGAGAATGCGACCTGAACCTTCATCCAGCTATCCCGGACGCACCTACAGATTCTACCAAGGACCGAAGGTTTTTGAATTTGGTTATGGTCTTAGCTACTCGAACTACACTTATGAAATTCTCCCTGTAACACAAAACAGGGTCCATATAATGGTTGAGAGCTCAAATCCTCACAGGTACTTGCCTGTTTCAGAGATGGGAGACGAAGTTTGTGAAAAAATGAAGTACACAGTCAAGGTTCGAGTTAAAAACCATGGTGCGATGGCCGGTAAGCATCCAATGTTGCTATTTGTGGGGCGACCAAAGATGGTCAATGGGAGGCCAGTGAGACAATTAGTTGCATTCCAGAGTGTTAACCTGAACGCAGGGGAAAGAGCTGATGTTGAATTTGAGTTGAGGCCATGTGAGCATCTTAGCTCAGCCAAGAAAGATGGTTCGATGGTGATTGAAGAAGGGTCTTATTTATTGAGCATTGGAGACAAAGAATCAGAGATTCAAGTTGTTAAATAA
- the LOC105797209 gene encoding protein DOWNSTREAM OF FLC → MAKVLLFIALCVLPALVSATRILNNQLVVEGYVYCDTCRAGFETPKTRSLADAMVRLVCSDRKSGQVVFKKEGYTDKTGKYQIRVSEDHLDQICDAVLVKSSQLGCATMSPGRERARVILTNFNGISSTTRYANAMGFMVDEPEAGCAEMMKMYQEDEEDV, encoded by the exons ATGGCCAAAGTTCTGTTGTTCATTGCACTATGTGTGCTTCCAGCTTTGGTTAGTGCTACACGCATTCTGAATAATCAATTGGTGGTAGAAGGCTATGTGTACTGTGATACTTGCCGTGCTGGTTTTGAAACCCCTAAGACTAGAAGCCTAGCTG ATGCCATGGTTAGGTTGGTATGCTCCGACAGGAAGAGCGGCCAAGTTGTCTTCAAAAAGGAGGGATACACCGACAAAACCGGAAAATACCAGATTCGTGTATCCGAGGATCACTTGGATCAGATCTGTGATGCAGTTCTTGTGAAGAGCTCCCAGCTTGGTTGTGCCACAATGTCCCCCGGTCGTGAACGTGCCCGTGTTATCTTGACCAACTTCAATGGCATTTCATCCACCACCCGTTATGCCAATGCCATGGGCTTCATGGTTGACGAGCCTGAAGCTGGCTGTGCTGAGATGATGAAGATGTATCAGGAGGATGAGGAGGATGTCTAG
- the LOC105797207 gene encoding probable beta-D-xylosidase 7 isoform X1, producing the protein MQQSSHTTSLSIRSFQFCSNNSVTFTNMKLPTLSVLYLIHLTSLLLILAESTQPPFSCDISDPRTKSYPFCKTTLPITQRVQDLVSRLTLDEKISQLVNSVSSIPRLGIPAYQWWSEALHGVAYSLRVTQGIRFNGTIQSATSFPQVILTAASFDAHLWYRIAQAIGIEARAIYNAGQAMGMTFWAPNINIYRDPRWGRGQETPGEDPLVSGKYAVSFVRGIQGDSFEGGKLGQHLQASACCKHFTAYDLDNWKGVKRYVFNAKVSLQDLADTYQPPFQSCIQQGKASGIMCAYNRVNGVPNCADYNLLSKTARGQWGFNGYITSDCDAVAIIHEDQGYAKLPEDAVADVLKAGMDVNCGTYLKKYTKSAVEKRKLPVSKIDRALHNLFSVRIRLGLFDGNPVKQPYGTIGSDKVCSQEHRNLALEAARNGIVLLKNTDKLLPLSKTKTTSLAVIGPNANSAKTFVGNYAGPPCKPVTPLQGLQSYVKDTRFHQGCNAVNCSSAFIAQSVKIAKGTDHVVLVMGLDQTQESEDHDRVDLLLPPKQQNLISRIARVAKNPVILVLLSGGPVDISFAKNDQHIGSILWAGYPGEAGGRALAEIIFGDHNPASNLYTGGRLPVTWYPQSYVNVPMTDMRMRPEPSSSYPGRTYRFYQGPKVFEFGYGLSYSNYTYEILPVTQNRVHIMVESSNPHRYLPVSEMGDEVCEKMKYTVKVRVKNHGAMAGKHPMLLFVGRPKMVNGRPVRQLVAFQSVNLNAGERADVEFELRPCEHLSSAKKDGSMVIEEGSYLLSIGDKESEIQVVK; encoded by the exons ATGCAGCAAAGCTCTCACACCACTTCCTTGTCTATTCGCTCGTTCCAGTTCTGCTCTAACAATTCAGTCACCTTTACCAACATGAAACTCCCAACTCTATCCGTCCTTTATCTCATTCACCTTACTTCATTGCTGCTCATCTTAGCTGAGTCGACTCAGCCTCCGTTCTCCTGCGACATATCCGACCCACGAACCAAATCCTACCCTTTTTGCAAAACTACACTCCCCATCACCCAACGAGTCCAGGATCTGGTTTCCAGGCTCACATTAGACGAGAAGATATCCCAACTCGTTAACTCAGTCTCCTCCATTCCAAGACTTGGCATCCCTGCCTATCAATGGTGGTCCGAAGCGCTGCATGGTGTTGCCTATTCGTTGAGGGTCACGCAAGGTATTCGTTTCAATGGAACAATCCAGTCAGCCACCAGTTTCCCTCAAGTCATTCTCACCGCTGCTTCCTTTGATGCTCACCTTTGGTATCGCATTGCTCAGGCAA TTGGAATAGAAGCTAGAGCTATTTACAACGCTGGACAAGCAATGGGCATGACATTTTGGGCACccaacattaatatatatagggATCCAAGGTGGGGAAGAGGGCAAGAGACGCCTGGAGAGGATCCATTGGTTTCTGGGAAATATGCAGTTTCATTTGTGAGAGGGATACAAGGGGACTCTTTTGAAGGTGGGAAACTTGGCCAACATCTTCAAGCTTCAGCTTGTTGTAAGCATTTTACTGCTTATGATTTGGATAACTGGAAAGGAGTGAAACGATATGTCTTCAATGCAAAA GTCAGTTTACAGGATTTGGCAGATACATATCAGCCTCCATTCCAGAGCTGCATACAGCAAGGGAAAGCTAGTGGGATAATGTGTGCTTACAATCGTGTTAATGGAGTCCCTAACTGTGCTGATTACAATCTGTTGTCGAAAACAGCCCGAGGCCAATGGGGTTTCAATGGATACATCACCTCTGACTGTGATGCTGTCGCCATCATTCATGAAGATCAAGGATATGCTAAACTACCAGAGGATGCTGTAGCTGATGTTCTTAAAGCTg GAATGGATGTCAACTGTGGTACCTATTTGAAGAAATACACCAAATCAGCtgttgaaaagagaaaattacctGTATCTAAAATAGACAGAGCCCTTCATAACCTTTTCTCAGTCAGAATAAGGCTGGGGCTTTTCGACGGCAATCCAGTTAAACAGCCTTATGGAACCATTGGTTCAGATAAGGTCTGTTCTCAAGAGCATCGGAATCTTGCCCTTGAGGCTGCTCGAAATGGCATTGTCCTTCTGAAGAACACGGATAAACTCCTTCCACTTTCAAAAACCAAAACTACTTCCCTTGCAGTAATAGGGCCTAATGCGAATTCTGCAAAAACATTTGTCGGAAACTATGCAGGCCCTCCTTGCAAACCTGTTACACCATTGCAAGGGCTGCAAAGTTATGTTAAAGACACCAGGTTTCACCAAGGTTGTAATGCAGTTAATTGTTCTTCTGCCTTCATTGCTCAATCAGTGAAGATAGCAAAAGGAACAGATCATGTTGTGTTAGTAATGGGATTAGATCAAACACAAGAGAGTGAAGATCATGATCGTGTAGACTTGCTTCTTCCACCAAAGCAACAAAACCTGATTTCTAGAATCGCAAGAGTTGCCAAGAATCCAGTCATTTTGGTGCTTCTATCAGGAGGTCCGGTTGACATATCATTCGCTAAAAATGATCAACACATCGGAAGCATTCTATGGGCCGGTTATCCAGGTGAAGCCGGAGGTCGTGCATTAGCAGAAATTATATTTGGTGATCACAACCCTG CTTCAAATTTGTATACAGGAGGGAGGTTACCAGTTACTTGGTATCCACAAAGTTACGTTAACGTGCCGATGACGGACATGAGAATGCGACCTGAACCTTCATCCAGCTATCCCGGACGCACCTACAGATTCTACCAAGGACCGAAGGTTTTTGAATTTGGTTATGGTCTTAGCTACTCGAACTACACTTATGAAATTCTCCCTGTAACACAAAACAGGGTCCATATAATGGTTGAGAGCTCAAATCCTCACAGGTACTTGCCTGTTTCAGAGATGGGAGACGAAGTTTGTGAAAAAATGAAGTACACAGTCAAGGTTCGAGTTAAAAACCATGGTGCGATGGCCGGTAAGCATCCAATGTTGCTATTTGTGGGGCGACCAAAGATGGTCAATGGGAGGCCAGTGAGACAATTAGTTGCATTCCAGAGTGTTAACCTGAACGCAGGGGAAAGAGCTGATGTTGAATTTGAGTTGAGGCCATGTGAGCATCTTAGCTCAGCCAAGAAAGATGGTTCGATGGTGATTGAAGAAGGGTCTTATTTATTGAGCATTGGAGACAAAGAATCAGAGATTCAAGTTGTTAAATAA